The stretch of DNA AAAACGCCGGCGGATAGCGCAGCGCGAAGCTTCGACCTTCCTTGAAAAACTTCGGCGTCAAAGCCACCGCGTAGTCGTTCGGAACGTGGAACCGCTCGATCGTCTTGTAGTCGACGCGAATCCGTCCGGGCATCTGAAAGTCAACCGACTGCGGCCCGTCCACGCTGATCCACGGCTCGAAGTGAAATCCATCCGCCGTCGACGAAACGACCGCCTTCACCCGCACCGGCTCGCGCGGACTCTCGTACACCATCGTCAGCCGCCCCGCCTCCTGGTCCCACGACCATGAAAACCCGTTCCCCTCGCCGCCGAACGTCGACGCGTAAACCGCCCGATTCAGTTTCCCCAACGGCGGACCCGACATGAAACAGCCGAAGTTCTTCTGATGCACGCCCGGCTCCACCGACCACAGATTCGACTGATCCGACGGACCCGCCAGCACCGCGCCCTCCGCGTTCGTCAGCCGAACGATGTGGCCGTCGCGGGCCGAAAAAACCAGCATGCCCGTCGGAGACGACAGAACCAGTTCACCATCCGCCTCCGTCAACACCGGCTGCGAAGTCGCCGCCGCCCATACGTCCGCACAAAGGCATACCGCAACCGTCAGATGCCAGATCGTCCTCATGGAATACCTCCCGAAAGGGTTCTTTGCCGAAGATCAAACACCGCTCGCTCAATAAACCGTGTCGCGCGTGGTTCCCCGCCACGATGCGGGAACGTACGACTCGCGCCCCACGTGCCCGTCAAAGTAAACGATATTGAAGTAGCCGTCGCCCGCGTACACGGTCGCCGAATTGAACGTCGCCTGATCCGATGAATGCCCGCCGCCGTGCCGCGGAGGCGGGTTGCCTTGAAGGTTGAAAGGATGGAAAAACTGCGCGTAAGGCGGATAAGAATAGTCCTGACCGCGCCGCTGCCAGGTGTCCATGACCGCCGGCGACCGGCTGGGATAGACGATCTCGCCGATCCGTCCCGTTCGCCACTGAAATCCCGTCGCCCCCGATACCGGATCGGGCCGATCCGCGGGCAAATCATGAAGCGTGCAGTTCAGCGCATACGAGAAACAGATGCTCGCGCCGAACTCCGCCTCAGCCGTCGGACACGCCAGATACCCTCCCCACATCCCGCGATTCGCCGTCGTCTCGGGCACCACCGGCCCCATCATGGACAGCACCGACACCGGCCACCAGATCTCCCACTTGCCGCCCAGGTACTCGCCCATCGGGATCAACCCGTCATTCTCATCCCCAAACATGAACAGCCCGCGCCCGATCTGCGAAAGGTTCGACCCGCACGCCACCGACTGCGCGCTCTGCCGCGCCGACGTCAAAGCCGGAAGCAAAATCGACACCAGCACCGCGATGATCGCCACCACCACCAGAAGCTCTATCAACGTAAAGCCGCTCAAACCGCTGCCGCACATCCGGATGCTCAACGTTCTATCCCTGTTCATGGCGTCGTTCTCCCGTCTCGTGCACCACCAGATGCGGCGCAATCACCACCTGTCTGGCCGGACTCTGCGGATCGGTCAACTGACGATCCAGAATCTCAGCCGCCGCGCGTCCATACGCCTTCACGTCAATCTCCACCACCGTCAGCGGCGGATTCAAAAACGCACCCAAACCCACCTCATCGCCGTACGCCACCACGCTCACCCGATCCGGAACCGCCACCGCCCGCTCCCGCAGCGCCCGCAGCACCCCCATCGCCCCAAACGCCGAAATGCAGAACAACCCGGTAAACGCCACCGGCGCCTCCAGGCGCCGAAGGAAACTGCGATACGCCACCTGCCGCGCATCCTCGCCCGACTCCACGCCACAATCCAGAATCAGATCATCCAACCCCGACTGCCCAGCCTCCGCCATCGCCTCGCGCCATCCCGCCAGCCGCTCCATCACCGTCGAATCGTGCGGCTGATCCAGCGTGATCGCGATCCGCCGGTGTCCCAACGCGAGCAGATGCCGCGCCGCCAGCCGACCCACCTGCCGGTCGTCCACGCTCACGCTGCTCGCCGTCCCTATCTCCACGTGCTGATGCAGGACCACCAGCGGCTTGCGCGGCTGGCGAAGCGCGTCCAGCAGGTGTCCGGGAAACGCCTCGGAAGACGGCAAAAAAACCGCTGCGTCGGCTTCCCCGATCGCCCGGCCAAGGTCCAAACCACCCAGATCGCGGAAACTGCTCAGGTCAAACGACCAGTCATACCCTCGCCCCGCCTCCACCACCGCCCGACAGATCGCATCGGCATTCGACGAAGGGTAATCCGGCCGGATCAGGGCGATCCGACGCAACGCCCGGTCGTGAACCTCCGCCACCACAAACCGCTGACGACCCGCCGGCCGGTGAATCAACCCCTCCCGCTCCAGCCGCCGCAACGCCCGCTCCACCGTCGCGATCGACACCCCGTGCGACGCCCTAAGCTCTTGCACCGTCGGCACTTGCTGCCCGGCCGGGATCGCCCGCAACTCTTGCCGGAGCCGCTGGGA from Phycisphaerae bacterium encodes:
- a CDS encoding prepilin-type N-terminal cleavage/methylation domain-containing protein, whose product is MNRDRTLSIRMCGSGLSGFTLIELLVVVAIIAVLVSILLPALTSARQSAQSVACGSNLSQIGRGLFMFGDENDGLIPMGEYLGGKWEIWWPVSVLSMMGPVVPETTANRGMWGGYLACPTAEAEFGASICFSYALNCTLHDLPADRPDPVSGATGFQWRTGRIGEIVYPSRSPAVMDTWQRRGQDYSYPPYAQFFHPFNLQGNPPPRHGGGHSSDQATFNSATVYAGDGYFNIVYFDGHVGRESYVPASWRGTTRDTVY
- a CDS encoding substrate-binding domain-containing protein, with amino-acid sequence MPRRLAATKHFRLSQRLRQELRAIPAGQQVPTVQELRASHGVSIATVERALRRLEREGLIHRPAGRQRFVVAEVHDRALRRIALIRPDYPSSNADAICRAVVEAGRGYDWSFDLSSFRDLGGLDLGRAIGEADAAVFLPSSEAFPGHLLDALRQPRKPLVVLHQHVEIGTASSVSVDDRQVGRLAARHLLALGHRRIAITLDQPHDSTVMERLAGWREAMAEAGQSGLDDLILDCGVESGEDARQVAYRSFLRRLEAPVAFTGLFCISAFGAMGVLRALRERAVAVPDRVSVVAYGDEVGLGAFLNPPLTVVEIDVKAYGRAAAEILDRQLTDPQSPARQVVIAPHLVVHETGERRHEQG